A genomic segment from Oncorhynchus keta strain PuntledgeMale-10-30-2019 chromosome 9, Oket_V2, whole genome shotgun sequence encodes:
- the phyhd1 gene encoding phytanoyl-CoA dioxygenase domain-containing protein 1 isoform X1 — MDFLTDQDAKKYHEDGYLVLDGLLSPAECDELRLRMGEIVDRMDVPEHCRIQFSTNHDEQLKTQGNADYFITSGDKIRFFFEKGVFDDKGNFTVPKERSLNKIGHALHAYEPLYKTATHSPKIQGIAKKLGLKSPVILQSMYIFKQPGIGGEVTPHQDATFLHTEPLGRVMGVWIALEDATLDNGCLWFIPGSHNNGITRRMVRTPEGTYPLTDFIGREATYDDKLFIPAPVKKGGVVLIEGKVVHKSEQNASEKSRHVYTFHIMESQETKWNPENWLQPTEDLPFPALYTK, encoded by the exons ATGGACTTTCTAACAGATCAAGATGCGAAAAAG TACCACGAGGACGGGTACCTGGTCCTGGACGGGCTCCTCAGCCCGGCGGAGTGTGATGAGCTCCGGCTGAGGATGGGAGAGATCGTGGACCGGATGGACGTTCCAGAACATTGTCGGATCCAGTTCTCCACTAATCACGACGAGCAGTTGAAAACACAG GGAAACGCTGACTACTTCATCACCAGTGGAGATAAGATCCGCTTCTTCTTTGAGAAAGGAGTTTTTGATGATAAAG GAAATTTCACCGTGCCAAAAGAACGCTCTCTCAACAAAATTGGACATG CACTCCATGCCTATGAGCCTTTATACAAAACTGCCACTCATTCACCCAAGATTCAG GGTATAGCCAAGAAGCTTGGTCTGAAGAGTCCTGTGATTTTGCAAAGCATGTACATTTTCAAG CAACCAGGGATCGGTGGAGAAG TGACGCCCCACCAAGATGCTACATTCCTCCACACGGAGCCCCTGGGCAGGGTGATGGGCGTGTGGATCGCCCTGGAGGATGCCACCCTGGACAATGGCTGCTTGTGGTTCATCCCCGGCTCACACAACA ATGGTATCACCCGACGTATGGTTCGGACCCCGGAAGGCACCTATCCCCTGACAGACTTTATTGGGAGAGAGGCAACCTATGACGATAAGCTGTTCATACCTGCACCTGTCAAAAAAG GTGGGGTGGTGCTGATCGAGGGAAAGGTTGTCCATAAAAGTGAGCAGAACGCGTCAGAAAAATCACGCCATGTCTACACTTTCCACATCATGGAGTCTCAGGAGACAAAATGGAACCCTGAGAACTG GTTACAGCCCACAGAGGACCTTCCTTTCCCTGCCCTGTACACCAAGTAA
- the phyhd1 gene encoding phytanoyl-CoA dioxygenase domain-containing protein 1 isoform X2, protein MGEIVDRMDVPEHCRIQFSTNHDEQLKTQGNADYFITSGDKIRFFFEKGVFDDKGNFTVPKERSLNKIGHALHAYEPLYKTATHSPKIQGIAKKLGLKSPVILQSMYIFKQPGIGGEVTPHQDATFLHTEPLGRVMGVWIALEDATLDNGCLWFIPGSHNNGITRRMVRTPEGTYPLTDFIGREATYDDKLFIPAPVKKGGVVLIEGKVVHKSEQNASEKSRHVYTFHIMESQETKWNPENWLQPTEDLPFPALYTK, encoded by the exons ATGGGAGAGATCGTGGACCGGATGGACGTTCCAGAACATTGTCGGATCCAGTTCTCCACTAATCACGACGAGCAGTTGAAAACACAG GGAAACGCTGACTACTTCATCACCAGTGGAGATAAGATCCGCTTCTTCTTTGAGAAAGGAGTTTTTGATGATAAAG GAAATTTCACCGTGCCAAAAGAACGCTCTCTCAACAAAATTGGACATG CACTCCATGCCTATGAGCCTTTATACAAAACTGCCACTCATTCACCCAAGATTCAG GGTATAGCCAAGAAGCTTGGTCTGAAGAGTCCTGTGATTTTGCAAAGCATGTACATTTTCAAG CAACCAGGGATCGGTGGAGAAG TGACGCCCCACCAAGATGCTACATTCCTCCACACGGAGCCCCTGGGCAGGGTGATGGGCGTGTGGATCGCCCTGGAGGATGCCACCCTGGACAATGGCTGCTTGTGGTTCATCCCCGGCTCACACAACA ATGGTATCACCCGACGTATGGTTCGGACCCCGGAAGGCACCTATCCCCTGACAGACTTTATTGGGAGAGAGGCAACCTATGACGATAAGCTGTTCATACCTGCACCTGTCAAAAAAG GTGGGGTGGTGCTGATCGAGGGAAAGGTTGTCCATAAAAGTGAGCAGAACGCGTCAGAAAAATCACGCCATGTCTACACTTTCCACATCATGGAGTCTCAGGAGACAAAATGGAACCCTGAGAACTG GTTACAGCCCACAGAGGACCTTCCTTTCCCTGCCCTGTACACCAAGTAA
- the LOC118387356 gene encoding volume-regulated anion channel subunit LRRC8A-like produces the protein MIPITELRYFVDTQPAYRILKPWWDVFTDYISIVMLMIAVFGGTLQVTQDKMICLPCKWVVNKSCEYLNVSFPDPFASEPKGIKYELDRHQYNYIDAVCYENKLHWFAKYFPYLVLLHTLIFLACSNFWFKFPRTSSKLEHFVSILLKCFDSPWTTRALSETVVEESDPKPLGKMNGLVDKKASCVSEDVEASIPMLQRTRSRIEQGIVDRSDTGVLDKKEGEQAKALFEKVKKFRMHVEEGDIVYRLYIRQTIIKVVKFILIICYTAYYVHYIKFSVICKVDIEKLTGYRMYHCAHPLATLFKILACFYISLVGIYGLICMYTLCWMLSRSLKRYSFESIREESHYSDIPDVKNDFAFMLHMIDQYDPLYSKRFAVFLSEVSENKLRQLNLNNEWTLDKLRQRITKNSQEKLELHLFMLSGIPDTVFDLLELEVLKLELIPDVTIPPIIAQLVSLREMWLYHTPAKIEAPALAFLRENLKSLHIKFTDIKEIPLWIYSLKNLSELHLTGNLSAENNRFIVIDGLRELKRLKVLRLKSNLTKLPQVVTDVGVHLQKLSINNEGTKLMVLNSLKKMMNLTELELLRCDLERIPHSIFSLHNLQEIDLKDNNLKTIEEIISFQHLHRLVSLKLWYNQIAYIPIQIGTLTNMERLYLNRNKIEKIPGQLFYCRKLRFLDLSHNNLTSIHADVGFLQNLQYFAVTANRIESLPPELFQCKKLRTLNLGNNCLHILPSRFGELTGLTQLELRGNRLECLPVELGECRQLKRSGLVVEEDLFKTLPTEVKEQLWRADKELV, from the exons ATGATCCCCATCACAGAGCTCCGGTACTTTGTTGACACCCAGCCGGCGTACCGCATCCTGAAGCCATGGTGGGACGTCTTCACAGACTACATCTCCATCGTCATGCTCATGATCGCCGTGTTCGGGGGCACGCTGCAGGTCACCCAGGACAAGATGATTTGCCTGCCCTGCAAGTGGGTGGTCAACAAGTCCTGTGAGTACCTCAATGTGAGCTTCCCAGACCCATTTGCCTCTGAGCCCAAAGGCATCAAGTATGAACTGGATCGGCACCAGTACAACTACATTGACGCGGTCTGCTACGAGAACAAGCTGCACTGGTTTGCCAAGTACTTCCCCTACCTGGTGCTACTGCACACCCTCATCTTCCTGGCCTGCAGTAACTTCTGGTTCAAGTTCCCCCGGACTAGCTCCAAATTAGAGCACTTTGTGTCCATCCTGCTCAAGTGTTTTGACTCGCCCTGGACCACCAGGGCTCTGTCCGAGACGGTAGTGGAGGAAAGCGACCCCAAGCCCCTGGGGAAGATGAACGGTTTGGTGGACAAGAAGGCATCTTGTGTCAGCGAGGATGTGGAGGCCAGCATTCCTATGCTCCAAAGGACTAGGTCCCGCATCGAACAGGGCATAGTGGACCGCTCCGACACCGGTGTCCTGGACAAGAAGGAAGGCGAGCAGGCCAAAGCTCTGTTTGAGAAGGTGAAGAAGTTCCGGATGCACGTTGAAGAAGGGGACATCGTTTACCGGCTCTACATCCGCCAGACCATCATCAAAGTCGTCAAGTTCATCCTGATCATCTGCTACACGGCCTACTATGTGCACTACATCAAGTTCAGTGTGATCTGCAAGGTGGACATTGAGAAGCTGACAGGCTATAGGATGTACCACTGTGCTCACCCCCTGGCCACCCTCTTCAAGATCCTGGCCTGTTTCTATATCAGCCTGGTGGGGATTTACGGTCTCATCTGCATGTACACCCTCTGCTGGATGCTCAGCCGTTCCCTCAAGCGCTACTCTTTTGAGTCGATCCGTGAGGAGAGCCATTACAGCGACATACCCGATGTGAAGAATGACTTTGCCTTCATGCTGCACATGATTGACCAGTATGACCCGCTCTACTCCAAACGGTTTGCCGTTTTCCTATCGGAGGTGAGTGAGAACAAACTGCGTCAGCTGAACCTCAACAACGAGTGGACACTGGACAAGCTGAGGCAACGCATCACCAAGAACTCCCAGGAGAAACTGGAGCTGCACCTGTTCATGCTTAGCGGAATCCCTGACACCGTGTTTGACCTCCTAGAACTAGAGGTGCTCAAGCTGGAGCTCATCCCTGATGTCACTATCCCCCCCATAATTGCCCAGCTGGTCAGCCTGAGAGAGATGTGGCTCTACCACACACCAGCCAAAATCGAGGCCCCAGCTTTGGCCTTCCTGAGGGAGAACCTGAAGTCCCTCCACATCAAGTTCACAGACATCAAGGAGATCCCTCTGTGGATCTACAGCCTGAAGAACCTGAGTGAGCTGCACCTCACAGGGAACCTGAGCGCAGAGAACAACCGCTTCATTGTAATCGACGGGCTACGGGAGCTCAAGAGGCTCAAAGTGCTCCGTCTGAAGAGCAACCTGACCAAGCTGCCTCAGGTGGTGACGGATGTCGGGGTCCACCTCCAAAAGCTGTCCATTAACAACGAGGGTACCAAGCTAATGGTGCTCAACAGCCTGAAGAAGATGATGAACCTTACAGAGCTGGAGCTGTTGCGCTGTGACCTGGAACGAATCCCGCACTCTATCTTCAGCCTGCACAACCTGCAGGAGATCGACCTGAAGGACAACAATCTCAAGACCATCGAGGAGATCATCAGCTTCCAGCACCTGCACCGACTAGTAAGCCTGAAGCTGTGGTACAACCAGATCGCCTACATACCCATCCAGATTGGCACCTTGACAAACATGGAGAGGCTCTACCTAAACCGCAACAAGATTGAGAAGATCCCGGGCCAGCTCTTCTACTGCCGCAAACTGCGCTTCCTGGACCTGAGTCACAACAACCTGACCAGTATACATGCTGATGTGGGCTTCCTCCAGAACCTGCAGTACTTTGCTGTGACGGCCAACAGG ATCGAGTCGCTCCCGCCAGAGCTGTTCCAGTGCAAGAAGCTGCGCACCCTGAACCTGGGCAACAACTGCCTGCATATTCTACCATCGCGCTTCGGCGAGCTGACGGGCCTGACCCAGCTGGAGCTGCGGGGTAACCGTCTGGAGTGCCTGCCCGTGGAGCTGGGGGAGTGCAGGCAGTTGAAGAGGAGCGgcctggtggtggaggaggaccTGTTCAAGACACTGCCCACAGAGGTCAAAGAACAGCTGTGGAGGGCCGACAAGGAGCTGGTCTGA